The window AAAACACAAGTGTTCTCGAGAGTGCATCTCTTATAACCCTAACTGGGTCTTTTCCTTCCATAGATGGCTTGTGCTGATAAATATGAAAGAGTGGAATTTGGAAACGCAACCCTTCTTGATCATCTATGTCAGATAATAGTTTAACTTCGTGGGGAGTGGGCGAAGCCGGAGCCACCAGCTCCGGTTGGCGCCGTTGGATTGTAAAGACTAAAGAGTGAGACGATGATAGTGAAGTCATGGTATTATCAGAGAAGTTAAGAAAGATTTGGGATAAAAAGAATGGTGGATAAGTGGTTTCAATTTATAGTGATTTAAATATCGTGCCGTAGCTAGGAGTTGTAGTGGCTGAGCTGCTTTTTGTTTTAATCAGGGACATtaagagaagaagatgaagatataACATTATGTTTGATATAgatataaatatgaaaaagattgtattttatgttattatattagtgtattttgtatttttatagtaaagatataaaaatattaataaaaaatatgttttttatttt of the Arachis duranensis cultivar V14167 unplaced genomic scaffold, aradu.V14167.gnm2.J7QH unplaced_Scaffold_197674, whole genome shotgun sequence genome contains:
- the LOC107472152 gene encoding benzyl alcohol O-benzoyltransferase-like, whose translation is MTSLSSSHSLVFTIQRRQPELVAPASPTPHEVKLLSDIDDQEGLRFQIPLFHIYQHKPSMEGKDPVRVIRDALSRTLVFYYPFAGRIREGHGRKLMVDCTEEGVLFIEADADVTLDQLRGSLQPPFPCSQELLYNVPGSDGIVNCPLLLIQV